One genomic segment of Mastomys coucha isolate ucsf_1 unplaced genomic scaffold, UCSF_Mcou_1 pScaffold22, whole genome shotgun sequence includes these proteins:
- the LOC116070009 gene encoding whey acidic protein-like, which translates to MRCLISLILGLLALEVALARNLQEQVFNSVQVMSPETSSSEETGCINCQTNEQCAQNAMCCPSSCGRTCKTPVNINAPKAGFCPWNPLQMITAGPCPKQASCLSDSECPGNMKCCNIGCIMKCEPPVPEIFLQ; encoded by the exons ATGCGTTGCCTCATCAGCCTCATTCTTGGCCTGCTGGCCCTGGAGGTGGCCCTTGCTCGGAACCTACAGGAACAAGTCTTCAACTCAG TTCAGGTCATGTCCCCTGAAACCAGCTCCAGTGAGGAAACAGGGTGTATCAACTGTCAAACCAACGAGCAATGTGCCCAGAATGCCATGTGCTGTCCCAGTTCCTGTGGTAGGACCTGCAAAACTCCTGTCAACA TTAATGCTCCAAAAGCTGGCTTCTGCCCCTGGAATCCACTCCAGATGATCACTGCTGGGCCATGCCCAAAACAGGCATCTTGCCTCAGCGACAGTGAGTGTCCTGGCAACATGAAATGCTGCAACATTGGCTGTATCATGAAATGTGAACCCCCAGTGCCAG AAATATTCCTTCAGTAA